From the Streptomyces sp. Sge12 genome, the window GCCGCCCCCCATGCCCGTGTCGGTCGTCGGCCTCGGCGCGGACGGCTGGGCCGGGCTCACCGGCGCCGGCCGCTCCGCGCTGGCCTCGGCCGAGGTACTGATCGGCGGGCCGCGCCAGCTGGACCTGCTGCCGGCCGCCGAGTGCGCCGGTGAGCGGGTGGCCTGGCCGAGCCCGCTGCGGCCCGCCGTGCCGAAGCTGATGGCCGAGCACGCCGGCCGCCGGATCGCGGTACTGGCCAGCGGTGACCCCATGTTCTACGGGATCGGCCGCGCCCTCGCCGAGGAGCTCGGGCCGCGGTCCCTGCGGGTCCACCCGCACCCCTCCTCGGTCTCCTACGCCTGCGCCCGGCTGGGCTGGCCGGTGGAGGACACCGAGGTGGTCACGGTGGTCGGCCGCCCGGTGGCCCGGCTGGCGGCCGCGCTCCACGAAGGACGCCGGGTGCTGGTGCTGAGCGCCGGGGCGGGGTCCCCGGGCGAGATCGCCGCCCTGCTGCGCGAGCGCGGCTTCGGCCCGAGCCGGATGCGGGTGCTGGAACAGCTCGGGTCCGAGCGCGAGGACACGTACGAGGGGCACGCCGACGGCTGGGACCGCGCGCCCGGCGATCCCCTGAACGTGGTGGCGCTCGACTGCCGCCGCGACCCGGCCCACCACGCTCCGCGCCTGGGCGCGACCCCCGGCCTGCCGGACACCGCGTACGAACACGACGGGCAGCTCACCAAGCGCCACGTCCGGGCCGCGACCCTGTGCGCGCTGGCCCCGGCCCCCGGCGAGCTGCTGTGGGACATCGGCGGCGGTTCCGGCTCCATCGGCATCGAGTGGATGCGCACGCACCCCTCGTGCCGGGCGGTGACGGTGGAGCGCGTTCCGGAGCGGGCCGCGCGGATCGCCCGCAACGCGGCGGCGCTCGGCGTCCCGGGCCTGCGCGTGGTCATCGGCGCCGCGCCGGGGGCGCTGGCAGGGCTACCGGCCCCCGACGCGGTCTTCATCGGCGGCGGGCTGACCGCGCCCGGCCTGCTGGACGCGGTCTGGGCCGCACTGCCGGCCGGCGGCCGGCTGGTGGTCAACACCGTCACCCTGGAGTCGGAGGCGGCGCTCACCGAGCGCTACAAGCGCCTCGGCGGCGAACTGGTGAAGCTCGCCGTCGCGCACGCCGTGCCGGTCGGCGGTTTCACGGGCTGGCGGCAGGCCATGCCGGTCACCCAGTGGTCGGTGACGAAGTCGGACGGACCGACCGCGGGGTCGGCCGAGGAGAGGGATCGAACATGACCGTGTACTTCATCGGTGCGGGCCCGGGCGCCGCCGACCTGATCACGGTGCGCGGTGCCCGGACCCTGGCCGCCGCCCCCGTCTGCCTGTACGCGGGCAGCCTCGTACCGCGCGAGCTGCTGGCCGAGTGCCCCGCGGACGCGCGGCTCGTCGACACCTCGCAGCTCAACCTCGACGAGATCGTCGCCGAGTACGTACGGGCCCACGCGGCCGGCCAGGACGTGGCACGGCTGCACTCCGGCGACCCGTCGATCTTCAGCGCGGTCGCGGAGCAGATGCGCCGACTCGACGCGGCCGGCATCCCCTACGAGGTCGTCCCGGGCGTGCCGGCCTTCGCCGCGGCGGCCGCCGCCCTCAAGCGGGAGCTGACCGTCCCCACCGTCGGGCAGACGGTGATCCTGACCCGGATCGCCCAGCAGGCCACCCCGATGCCGCCCGGCGAGGACCTGGCCACACTGGGCCGCAGCGGCGCGCTGCTGGTGCTGCACCTGGCCACCCGCTACGTGGACCGCGTCGTCGACGAGCTGCTGCCGCACTACGGGGCCCAGTGCCCGGTGGCGGTCGTGGCGATGGCCAGCCGCCCCGACGAACTGATCCTGCGCGGCACCCTGTCCGACATCGCCGCCCAGGTGAAGGCGCACGGCCTGGTGCGCACCGCGGTCATCGTGGTGGGCCGCACGCTCGGCGCGGAGCAGTTCCGCGACAGCCATCTGTACTCGGCCGAACGCGACCGGCATGTCTGCTGAACCGACTCCCCGCCCGGCGCACCACGTCCTGATCCTGGGCGGGACGACGGAGGCCAGGCAGCTCGCGGAGGCGCTGGCATCCGACCCCTCGGTCCATGTGACCACCTCGCTCGCGGGCCGGGTCGCCTCGCCGGCGCTCCCGCCCGGCGACACCCGGATCGGCGGCTTCGGCGGCATCGCGGGCCTCGCAGCCTGGATCGTCGCCCACGACGTCACCCGGGTCGTCGACGCCACCCACCCGTTCGCGGAGCAGATGAGTTTCCACGCCTCCGAGGCGGAGGCGCTTACGGGCGTCCCGCTGCTGGCGCTGCGGCGCCCCGGCTGGACACCGCAGCCCGCCGACGACTGGACCTTCGTGGACTCGCTCGCCGACGCGGCCGCGCTGCTGCCCGGCTTCGGCAACCGCGCCTTCCTCACCACCGGCCGGATGGGCCTGCACACCTTCGCGCACCTCACCGACACCTGGTTCCTGGTGCGTTCGGTGGACCCCCCGGCGGCGCCGGTGCCGCCGCGCCTGGAAGTCCTGCTCGCCCGGGGCCCGTTCACCCTGGAGGACGAGCGGGAGCTGCTCGCCCGGCACCGGATCGACGTCCTGCTGACGAAGGACAGCGGCGGCTCGGCCACCGCCCCCAAGCTCACCGCGGCCCGCGAGGCCGGCATCCCGGTCCTCGTGGTGCGCCGCCCGCCGGTCCCGCAGGGCGTACCGGAGGCCGACTCGGTCGACGCCGTCCTGGACTGGCTCGGCGCCTAGACCGTCGAAAGGGCGGTGCCGGTACCGGCACCGCCCTGTCGACTTCGACCCTCGGGTCACATCACGTCACATCACGGGTAGCGGCGCGGCGTCCAGGTGATCCTCGACCCGTCGGCCCGCTCGGTGACCTGCGTCTGCGAGGAGCCGATCAGCAGGATCGTGCGCATGTCCACCTCGGACGGCTCCAGTTCGGCGAGCGTGACGATGCGTACGGTCTGCTCCGGGCCGCCCACGTCGCGCGCGACGACCACCGGGGTCTCGGGCGACCGCAGCTCCAGCAGCAGCTCGCGGGCCTGGGCCACCTGCCAGGTCCGGCTGCGCGAGCCGGGGTTGTAGAGGGCCAGTACCAGGTCGGCCGCGGCGGCCGCGCGCAGCCGCTCCGCGATGACCTCCCAGGGCTTGAGCCGGTCCGAGAGGGAGACCGTGGCGTAGTCGTGGCCGAGCGGCGCGCCCGCCGCGGCGGCGGCCGCGTTGGCCGCGGTCACCCCCGGCAGGACCCGTACCGGCACGTCCTTGTACTCCGCCTGCCCGGCCACCTCCAGGACCGCCGTGGCCATGGCGAAGACACCGGGGTCGCCACCGGAGACCACGGCCACCCGCTGCCCGCGCCGGGCGAGGTCGAGGGCGAACTCGGCGCGCTCCGACTCCACCTTGTTGTCGGAGCCGTGGCGGATCTGGCCCGGCCTGACGGGCACCCGGTCCAGGTAGGTGGTGTAGCCGACCAGCACCTCGGCGTCGGCCAGCGCGCGCCGGGTCTGCGGGGTGAGCCACAGCGGGCCCGCCGGGCCGGTGCCGACGACGACGACCTCGCCCGGGCCG encodes:
- the cobM gene encoding precorrin-4 C(11)-methyltransferase, encoding MTVYFIGAGPGAADLITVRGARTLAAAPVCLYAGSLVPRELLAECPADARLVDTSQLNLDEIVAEYVRAHAAGQDVARLHSGDPSIFSAVAEQMRRLDAAGIPYEVVPGVPAFAAAAAALKRELTVPTVGQTVILTRIAQQATPMPPGEDLATLGRSGALLVLHLATRYVDRVVDELLPHYGAQCPVAVVAMASRPDELILRGTLSDIAAQVKAHGLVRTAVIVVGRTLGAEQFRDSHLYSAERDRHVC
- a CDS encoding cobalt-precorrin-6A reductase, with amino-acid sequence MSAEPTPRPAHHVLILGGTTEARQLAEALASDPSVHVTTSLAGRVASPALPPGDTRIGGFGGIAGLAAWIVAHDVTRVVDATHPFAEQMSFHASEAEALTGVPLLALRRPGWTPQPADDWTFVDSLADAAALLPGFGNRAFLTTGRMGLHTFAHLTDTWFLVRSVDPPAAPVPPRLEVLLARGPFTLEDERELLARHRIDVLLTKDSGGSATAPKLTAAREAGIPVLVVRRPPVPQGVPEADSVDAVLDWLGA
- the cbiE gene encoding precorrin-6y C5,15-methyltransferase (decarboxylating) subunit CbiE is translated as MPVSVVGLGADGWAGLTGAGRSALASAEVLIGGPRQLDLLPAAECAGERVAWPSPLRPAVPKLMAEHAGRRIAVLASGDPMFYGIGRALAEELGPRSLRVHPHPSSVSYACARLGWPVEDTEVVTVVGRPVARLAAALHEGRRVLVLSAGAGSPGEIAALLRERGFGPSRMRVLEQLGSEREDTYEGHADGWDRAPGDPLNVVALDCRRDPAHHAPRLGATPGLPDTAYEHDGQLTKRHVRAATLCALAPAPGELLWDIGGGSGSIGIEWMRTHPSCRAVTVERVPERAARIARNAAALGVPGLRVVIGAAPGALAGLPAPDAVFIGGGLTAPGLLDAVWAALPAGGRLVVNTVTLESEAALTERYKRLGGELVKLAVAHAVPVGGFTGWRQAMPVTQWSVTKSDGPTAGSAEERDRT